ATATGCCACCTGCAAAGGGAACAAAGATAATCCGTCAATTATTCCCGGCCGCGTCTTCCAGCCTCCGGGGACGGAGCAGATAGACCTTGTCCCGGCGGCGGACCTGCTCGGGGACCACGATGTACACGGTTTCCCCTTTTCCTGCGGATTCCACGGGAACCATGCCCTCTTCCGTTTCCTTCCGCATGGCCTTTACCTCCACCCGGACAGCTCCCGTCGTAGGACCGGCAATGAGAATGGTCTGTCCTGTGGAGAGCGCACCCGCTTCCAGGCAGATTTCCGCCACCCCATTTTTCCGGTAGAAGTTGCCGACCTTGGCAATGTGGATTTTCAGCAGGGCGGCGCGACTGTTCGCAGAGCCGCTCCATTCCCCCCATGTTACGCCCAGATAGTAGCCGCCTTTCCAGAATCCCCGGTTGAAGACGGATTCCAGCCGCTCCATCCACGCATTCGCCCTGGCGGGAGAGAAGGCTCCCTCCAGGCACGCGCGGGCCGCTTCCCGGTACACGGAGGTCACCGTCCGCACGTAGTCGGAGGAACGGCCCCGGCCTTCCAGCTTCAGGACGGAGACTCCGGCGTCCAGAATCTGGTCCAGAACCTGGACGGTGCACAGGTCCCGGGGAGACATCACGTATTTGTTGTCAATCACCAGTTCGTTGCCCGTTTCCTCATCCGTCACGCGGTAGGCGCGGCGGCAGTTCTGGAAACAGGCTCCGCGGTTGGCGGAAGAGTTATAGGCTGCCAGGCTCATGTGGCATTTGCCGGACACGGCCACGCACAAGGCGCCGTGCGCAAAGATTTCCACCCGGATAAGATCACCGGAAGGCCCGCGGATTCCTTCATCCCGGATGCCGTCAATGATACGCCTGATTTGCCCCAGCGTCAGTTCACGGGCAAGGACAACCACATCCGCATATTGTGCGTAAAACCTGACAGAAGCCATGTTGCAGACATTCGCCTGAACGGACATGTGCACCTCCAGCCCGATGGAATGCGCGTGGGTGATTACCGCCAGATCGGAAGCGATGACGGCGTCCACTCCGGCGGCTTTTGCGGCGGCACACAGATTCCGCACCGTCTCCAGTTCCTCATCATACACGATGATGTTCAGCGTCAGGTAGGCTTTTGCCCCCGTCTCATGGCAGCGGGCCACGATTTCCGGCAGGTCTTCCTCCGCAAAGTTTGCCGTGGCGCGGGAACGCATGTTCAGCTTCCCTATGCCGAAGTACACGGAGTCCGCACCGCCCTGAAGTGCGGCGGCCAGGGATTCGAACGAACCCGCCGGAGCCATGATTTCTATCCGGGATTGAGGGGACATGGCAGAACGGTTCAAAGCCCCCCGGATTCCTCCATCAGGATGACGGCAATCCTTCCCTTGGGGAAACATTTAACGATGGACATGTGGATGTTGCACAGGCGGTCCGGAGAGTTGCAGTCCGCACAGGTTCCCGTGTACATGCAGGGAGTTTTGAAGTCCTCATGGCGCCTTGCGTTCAGCGGGGCAATGCGGCGGATGCGTTCACGCGCCTCTTCCGGCGTAGCCACCAGCTTGTTGGCGCCCGCCAGCAGGATGACGTTCCGGGGGCCGAAGGCGACGGGAGCCACCCGGTTACCCACCATGTCCACCCAGTGCAGGGTTCCCTTCATGCTGACAGCGTTGATGCCGGTCAGGAAAAGGTCCGCCGTCATGCCGCGGCGGCGGATTTCCCATTTTTCCTCCCGGTCCATGCCCGGAACGAAACCGTCGTAGAATTGAATATCCGGGCTGGCATTCAGTTCATCAAGAATTCCTGTGGCCTTCAAGGTCATGGAATCCCCATAGGAGGCGGACGCCGGGCTGAGTTCCCGCACCAGGCCGCGCATCAGGTCTGCGGCTTCTTTCAGGCCAGAAACCACAAAGCTTCTGAATCCGCGCCGTTCCAGACGTTCGGCGCATTTTTGCAGGGAAAGAGGTTCTTCCATAAAAAGGATGGATGAAGAACCCCGCTCCGGCGCATTCCGGAGCGGGGTTCCTGTGAGTTTTATTCTTCTCCGGGAGCTTCCGCTTCAGCGGCGGGTTCTTCTTCCGCGGAGTCGGCGGCATTCTCCCCGGCTTCGGCCCCTTCCATCTCTTCATCATCATCGTCCGGAATGACGATGGAAATGTCCTGGATGGCCTCTCCGTCATTCAGAGTCATCAGCTTCACGCCCTGAGTGGCACGGCCCGTTTCACGAACGGTCGCCACCTTGATGCGGACGGACTGCCCCGCCGTGGTCATCAGCATGAGTTCATCCTCATCGGAGACGACTGTGGCGGATACCACCTTACCGGTCTTGTCCGTGCAGTTCATGGTCTTGATGCCGGTACCGCCGCGGCCCTGTGTGCGGTATTCGTCAAAGGAGGTGCGCTTGCCGAGCCCGTTTTCAGAGGCCACCAGCAGGGTTTTCTGCGGATCCACGATGGCGAGGGCCACCACATAGTCCCCGGAACGGGGACGGATGCCGCGGACGCCGATGGTGTTGCGGCCCTGCGTGCGCAGGTCGCTTTCCGGGAAGCGGATGCTCATGCCGTCGTGGGTGACGAGCACAATTTCGTTTTCCCCGGTGGTCAGTTCCGCATTCACCAGGCTGTTGCCTTCTTCCAGGTTGATGGCGATGATGCCCGCCTTGCGGTAGTTGACAAAGTCGTTCAGGCTGGTTTTTTTGACCGTGCCGTCCTTTGTGG
This genomic stretch from Akkermansia biwaensis harbors:
- a CDS encoding lactate utilization protein, which produces MEEPLSLQKCAERLERRGFRSFVVSGLKEAADLMRGLVRELSPASASYGDSMTLKATGILDELNASPDIQFYDGFVPGMDREEKWEIRRRGMTADLFLTGINAVSMKGTLHWVDMVGNRVAPVAFGPRNVILLAGANKLVATPEEARERIRRIAPLNARRHEDFKTPCMYTGTCADCNSPDRLCNIHMSIVKCFPKGRIAVILMEESGGL
- a CDS encoding peptidase U32 family protein, with product MSPQSRIEIMAPAGSFESLAAALQGGADSVYFGIGKLNMRSRATANFAEEDLPEIVARCHETGAKAYLTLNIIVYDEELETVRNLCAAAKAAGVDAVIASDLAVITHAHSIGLEVHMSVQANVCNMASVRFYAQYADVVVLARELTLGQIRRIIDGIRDEGIRGPSGDLIRVEIFAHGALCVAVSGKCHMSLAAYNSSANRGACFQNCRRAYRVTDEETGNELVIDNKYVMSPRDLCTVQVLDQILDAGVSVLKLEGRGRSSDYVRTVTSVYREAARACLEGAFSPARANAWMERLESVFNRGFWKGGYYLGVTWGEWSGSANSRAALLKIHIAKVGNFYRKNGVAEICLEAGALSTGQTILIAGPTTGAVRVEVKAMRKETEEGMVPVESAGKGETVYIVVPEQVRRRDKVYLLRPRRLEDAAGNN